The Kogia breviceps isolate mKogBre1 chromosome 19, mKogBre1 haplotype 1, whole genome shotgun sequence genome contains the following window.
ACTCAGCCACTTTCTCAGCTGGAGATGGGGCAGGGGGTTAGAGTTTCCATCAGATGCAGGTGAGATCACGGGTCCCTTTAATCTTCAGAGCCCCTGTCCTGAAAGCGTCCAAGAGGCTTTGGTCACGCCATGAAGAGAGTGCTCAGGGCGGGCGTCTCTCTCCCCCTGAGGCCTGGATTCCCCCATGGACCGCCCTTGGGTTCTGAACAGCAGCCCTAggcgccccccccacacacacacacacacgcacacatcccGCTGGGTCCACTGTACTGGGCCACTTGTTTTCCCCTCGGTTGGTCATGGGTCTGCAGGGAAGGGACATCTGCTCTCAGGCCCATGCTTCCTGGGTGGCCTTTGCCCGCTCTGTCTCCCTCCACTGGCCTTCCTTTTGCTCTAGTTGCCACTTCACAAAATTTCCTCAGACTCTTCTCAACTCCCCCTCGCTCTCCCCCTCCGGAATcatccccccaccctcctcctctttctagttgctccctctcaccttcccggcccctcagttccttgccatggaAGTTCTCACTCTGAATCCTTCTCCTGCGGTACCCGTGGCAGGAACCTAAGAGAGCTTTCCTGCCGCTGACCACCTTTCCCAGGCCCCTGTGCGCTGGGATACTTCCAGGCTCCTCCAGCCCAGCCTGAGGGAGGGTAGGATGGGCCAGTGCCTGGGAGCAGCATTGCCTAGCCTGGAGTTTGCACCCTGTTTCTAGCTTTGCCCTAGAAGAACTTGACCCAGGGGCCCTTTGGCCTTGGGAGTTTTTTGTTGCCTCTTTAGCCGGCACCTGTGTACAAAGCTTCACTCAGGAGGTTTCCTGCTGGGAAAGCGTTCTCCCAAcccagggacagggatggaggggGACTCAGGGGAAGACAGGGTTTGGAGGCGGAGCCAGGAGTAAGTTTTGGTGGGACCAGTGGGGGAATCCCCCGGAGCCCCCCATCTGACTATACAGCCTGCCCAGAGGATGGGAGCAAGGCAGTGCCCTCCCGGAGGCCCGAGATTATGCCAGGAGGAGGGGGAACTGTACAGGAGAGCCACGGCCGACGATTGGGGGCTGTGAGTCCCCCAGGGCCTCAGAAGACTGGGCTTTTTGGGGTATAGGGTCCCTGGCCTCACCTCTGAGATCCTTTCCCCTGGATGAAGGCTGACggctgggtgggtgggagacCTCCATCTCTCTGTCCCATTTGCAGCACTGGATTTGTTTCCTTAATAAATTTTTAGTTATGAAACATACCTGAGCTCTTGCTGATCTGTCTCTGGGACCGGGGAGGGAAGGGCCAAGCCACCGCACCTATACGAGGGCGCTGCTTCTGGCCCCTGCACGCACCCCGGTGCGGCCCACCCAGCTCCTTGTGCAGGGCGAAGAGAGCCGCTGGGTCCAGGGTCCTTGGTTACTGCTTTATTGCTGTTTGGTTCGAGTACAGAAAATGGAAGCGGCTCTGGAAGAGCCTGTGTACAAGGTAGGAAATATACAAACGAGGAGGAGGGAGCTAAAGAGACCACgttccagcccagcccagcctgggctcgGGGTTGGGGGGGCCGCCCAGGGCGCATGCAATAAATATGGTCCGGGgccccagggaagggaggggggaccACCGCGGGAGTGGGAGACCGGGTAGGCCAGGGCTGTCTCAGCCCTCTGACTCCAGAGGGAGGGAAAGGTTAGCCCTGGGGCTAGTGCCACTTGTGCAAAATGAGGAACTTCACATTATCAGtcccggggcgggcgggggcgggggcggggggccctCCGGCCGGCTCAgtcccctccccgctccccaaCTCTGCCCGACGCTCCGACCCCAGCGGGGAGATTCACAGTGAGAATGGGTGTGGTCgcaagggccggaggtagggctGGGAGCGCCCCAACAGTGACACCCCTTCCCCCAAGAGCAGCACggagccgggggagggggccAACGAACCACAGGAAGAGGCGGAGAAGGGCCGGGGGTCTCCTTTGGTCAAAGCtgatatcaaaaatataaatctcccttcccccaccccacccccgtcccggggttttctccccacccccacccccgggctaAGGCACAAAGCAGTGAGGCCAGGTGGGGCCGCCGCCCCTGCGGCGACGCTGCCGCAGCTACTACAGTCGTCGGGCGCGGTGTACCTGCCTGCTggtggccgccgccgccgccgcaagACCGCTCTAGGTGGGGGAGAAACGGTCGATGGTCCGGCCGTCGGGGCCGGCGGCCAGGTGCGCTCCCTGGCTCAGCACCTCGGCCGCCTTGTCGGGGCTGAGGCCTAGCTCCGCAGTGAACTTGGCCAACGGGTAGAGGCTCTCGAGCGCCACCTTGGGGTCGTGCAGGAAGTGCGTGGTCTGGGCCAGCAGTTCGGCCGCAGCCGCCTTGTCCTGCTGCTTCAGGCTCAGCTGTTCAGCCGTGAGGCGCGCCACAGCAAAGACGCCCTCGGGGAAGTCGAGCTTGCCCTTGCCATCGGGGCCGGGGACGCCGGGGAGCCCCCCCAGCCCCGCCAGCGCCCCAGCCGCGCCGGCCGCGCCACCCACGGCGTGCATCTTCATGTGGCTGATGAGGTTGCGTTGCTGGGCGAACTTGCCGCCGCACACCTGGCACTCGTAGGGCTTCTCGCCCGAGTGGATGCGCATGTGCTCGGTGAGGCGGTACTGGCGCGTGAAGCGCATGCCGCACGCGTCGCACGCGAAGGGCTTGAGGCCCAGGTGGCTGCGCATGTGGCGCGTCATGGTCCCGCGCTGCGTGAACTTCTTCCCGCAGATGGTGCACGGATAGGGCCGGGTCAGCCAGTGCGTCTTCTCGTGCTGCCGCAGCGTGGCCGGGTCCTTGTAGCTCTTGTCGCACGACGCGCAGCGGTACGGCCGCAGCAGCTCGCCCAGGCCCCCCGGAGCCCCAGCGACCTTGTCCCCACCGCCTCCAAAAGGGGGCCCGAGGCCGGCGGCCCCTGCAGCCACCTCAGCCGCCTCAGCCCTGCCGTAcagcgcctcctcctcctccacgtgCGCCTCCACGTGCGCGTTCAGCTGCTCCGAGCTGGGGAAGCCCTTTCCGCATGGGATGCACACGTACAGGTTGTCGCCGAAGCTCTCGGGCTCGCCATAGGCCAGGTGCGGGCACGGGTAGCCCTCGAGGTGGCCGCCGGGCGGGCTGGGGTCCTCGCTGCTGCCCGTCTCCTCGCTGCTGCTCTTGTAGTCGTCGCCGTCGCCGCCCGCGCCAGGCCCGTCCAAGCTGCCCGGGTAGCGCGGCGGCGGCGCCAGGCCGAGCGGAGGACCCCCGGGCGAGGCGGCCGGGTCCCCGCCTCGCTCCTCGCATCGTTCGCTGGGGGAGCCGCGCTCGCGGCCCAGCTCGTCGCCGTAGCTGCCCAGGCCTGGCTCGTGCTTCATCCAGCGGTAGAGGAGGCTGGGCCCGTCGGGGCGGCCGGGGGGCTCGGGTCCcgggctgccgccgccgccgccgccgccgcggaaCGGGTCCGGAGGCGGTCCggcctcctccagcttctggaAGGGCAGCGGCGGCAGGGGCGGCAGGGCGAGCGGTGGCTCCTTGTAGGCTGCGGGGCCGGCGCTGGGAGGGCTGTCTGGGCGCGGGGGCAGCTCGCGCTCGCCCGGCGGCCTATCGGGAGGCGCGGAGCCCGGAGGGCTTTTCTTGGACAGGTCCAGGCCGCAGAGCGGGGAGCAGCGGCGCTCCGGGGCGCAGAGCGcggcggccgggccggggcccGAGGCGTACAGCTCGGCGCAGTGCGTGTTCACGGCGGCCTCGGGGCCCGACGGCGCCTCGGCGGTGGGCGGCGGCGGAGGCCCGGCCGGGGACGAGTAGCAGGCCTGGATGACGGGCGTGGCAGCCCGCAGGCCCCGGCCCGGCCTCCCGTAGGGTGCgtagccgccgccgccgccgccgccgccccgcagGTGGCAGTACTTGCCGTGGCGCTTGAGGCGTTTCTTGCACAGCGCCACGAGGTCGGGGATCTGCAGGTAGCTGGCGGCGGCCAGCACGGCACCCAGGCTCGGCTCGGCCCCCGGGGCCacggcggccgccgccgccgcctccgcgcCATCAGCCAGGCGGCCGGTGTAGATGAAGTCCAGCACCAGGCGGAACACGGCCGGGCTCACCATGTCATGGTCCAGGTTGAGCAGGTTGTCATGCACCACCAGGGACTTGAGGTAGGCGCTGCTGGCCGCCAGCACGTTCTTGTGTGCGCGGAAGAGGGCGTTCTGCACCACGATGATCACGTCGCACAAGAAGCCCTTGGTGCGCTGGTTGTtgagctgcagcagcagctgccTCGAGTGGCCGGGCGCCTCCATCGTGTCCAGCATCGTCTGCCCAGCACAATCTCCTGCGGGGACACACAGCAGCCGGGTCAGAGCCGCACTGAGCCCTCGCTGCCTGCACCCAGTCCGGCGCTTCTCCCCtccacttccccttcccctcagctGGGCAGGGGCATTGAGCACCGCGGCCTGGGCACTGGCGGAGGATCCGCGGCCTCCAAGAGTGGGAGCCTGGGCCGGCCGGCCTGGACCAAAAGAAGGAGCCGAGACTGGCTGGCGGAGAGGAGGCCAGGCTGGCCTGCACCCCCAGGCCCGATACCGCCGGGCTCACCGCCTAGGTTCTGGGGGCTTCCGAGGAGAAAAGTGTTCGGGCGAAGCGACCCTTTCGGAAAGTTACCCGATTTGAGGAAAATGTCCGCTGCGGGAAAAGTCATTCAGGGCTGAGAAGTTTGCCCAAGTGGGATACAAGGGAGCCGAGTAAAAAAGCGCCTCCCGCCTCGAGAGAAGTTGCCCCAGTTGGGGGAAGAGGTCCGGAGGAGGGGAGCTTGGTGCCCGCCGTGGCGCCGCCCTGGCCGGGGGCTGTCAGGCCCTCAGTTGAGGCCCGGGCGGCGGCCGTGGCGCGGGAAGCGGAGGCAGCGGCTGCCGTGGCGGGCAAAGCATGAAGGCCGGCCCGGCGCGGGGAGGGCGTTATATCGGGGCAGGAGGCTGAGGCAGGAAgcaggtgggggggaggggggagccacGCAGCTcccaagggagggagggggcagcgcCCCGGGCGGGCATAGCGCACAGCCGGCTTCGGCCCTGACCCCGGCCTGCGCCCCACCCGCGTCCCGGCCCCGGCCTCGGCCTCCGCTCTGCATTCGCGGGCCCGGCGCCTCCCTCCCTAGCTCCTCTCGGCCCCTTCTCCACGGGACCTCTGCCGCCCCAAACTTGGGGAAAAGTTTCCCAACTTCAGACAGGCCGGGAGGAGCGCACCAGCCTCAGTCCCTCGGCTCCCAGCTTTTCCTCTCGGCTCCCAATTTCGGCAGCCAGGCGGCCGCCGGGCCTGAACCGAGCCCTGAGTTCCCCGGCCGCCCGCTCGCCCGCCCGACCCTATTCCCCGCCTGGCCCCCAGGGCCTCGCGGCCCGTTACCTGCGGCCGCAGCCCGGCCGGGCTTCCCTCCCCGTGGCGGTGGCAGCTCCTAGTCGGCGCCCCACCCGCCCCGCTGCCAGGCGCCGCGCTGTGCCAGGGAGGGCAGCGCCCCTGCCAGCCCCGCCCGCcagctccccttcccttcccctcgcTTCTCTAGCCCATGTGCGGGCAGAGCCGGCCCCAGGCCGCTGACCCTGCCGTGAACCCGGCGCAGAGCAGCGGCCCGGCAGTCCTGAGTCCTCTAGGGGCGACACCCGGAGCCCTGAACGCCAGCCGCGTTTGGGGCGCCCGCGCCAGAGGATGCGCCCGAGGCGGCCAGCGCGCGAGGACCGGGCTGTTCGGGTCCCCTGTCCCTCCCGGTCCCCACCCCTAGAACCTACCTGGGGGGCATGTCGGAAGCCCCGGGCCCGGCTGCCGGCGGATCCAGGGGGGACGTGGCTGCGCTGCCCTCCGCCCGCCGGGCCCCCGGTCGGTCTGTCCTGCTGGTCCGTCCTCCCCGCGTCCTGGTCGCGTCTCAGCCCCGCCGCGCTTTCCGCACACTCTTATCTGGAGCGGCCCGGGCCGGCGGGCGCTGCTGCAGCTATGGCGCCACCTCGCGGCCGTGGGGGACTTAGCGCAACACAGCCACAGCCTCCTTCCTGCGCACCTGGGCCGGAGGAGCCCAGATGCGGAGCTGGACTCAGGAGGGGGACCTATTGGCAGATTCAGCCTCCCAGATGTGCCCACCTGGAGGCCCCAGTCTCGGACTTGCGAGCCCCACAAACCCCGGAGTTTTGAGCTGAATGCTCTCCTGTACATACTTCTAAATTCTCACATTGCCCCAGTTCAGTTAAATCCTGCCCGCAAGGAGGGGACAGTAGATGATGGGAGAGGGGTTTTGGAAATCCTAAGGAAGAAGAAGATAGACAAGATCTTAGGGGACCCTCCTTAGATATTCCTGGTTGGGACTGTCCATTTGTAACCCCCCAACACACCCACCCTCACTTAGCCACATGGGATAGGTATGCACAGAATAAACCCGTTTGCACCCAGACCCTCTCCAGGCATTGACACCCTCGGGCGCTCATGTTTGCATAGACACACACCTGCCCCCTTCCGGAGTCCAAGATCTGGCTTTCTGGCATACTCAGGGAACTGTCATGTAGGGCCCTCCATGACCTGGGCAGAGGTGGTACCCAAACAGCCCACCCTGAACTTGCAGACCTCTGGAGGGACCCCAGGATATGCGACGGGGAATGGCTGGACAGCGCCTCTTGGCGGTCCCG
Protein-coding sequences here:
- the HIC1 gene encoding hypermethylated in cancer 1 protein isoform X3; the protein is MHYSRVHTLQSAHRCPPDARIRCAGRRLWLCCAKSPTAARWRHSCSSARRPGPLQIRVCGKRGGAETRPGRGEDGPAGQTDRGPGGRRAAQPRPPWIRRQPGPGLPTCPPGDCAGQTMLDTMEAPGHSRQLLLQLNNQRTKGFLCDVIIVVQNALFRAHKNVLAASSAYLKSLVVHDNLLNLDHDMVSPAVFRLVLDFIYTGRLADGAEAAAAAAVAPGAEPSLGAVLAAASYLQIPDLVALCKKRLKRHGKYCHLRGGGGGGGGYAPYGRPGRGLRAATPVIQACYSSPAGPPPPPTAEAPSGPEAAVNTHCAELYASGPGPAAALCAPERRCSPLCGLDLSKKSPPGSAPPDRPPGERELPPRPDSPPSAGPAAYKEPPLALPPLPPLPFQKLEEAGPPPDPFRGGGGGGGSPGPEPPGRPDGPSLLYRWMKHEPGLGSYGDELGRERGSPSERCEERGGDPAASPGGPPLGLAPPPRYPGSLDGPGAGGDGDDYKSSSEETGSSEDPSPPGGHLEGYPCPHLAYGEPESFGDNLYVCIPCGKGFPSSEQLNAHVEAHVEEEEALYGRAEAAEVAAGAAGLGPPFGGGGDKVAGAPGGLGELLRPYRCASCDKSYKDPATLRQHEKTHWLTRPYPCTICGKKFTQRGTMTRHMRSHLGLKPFACDACGMRFTRQYRLTEHMRIHSGEKPYECQVCGGKFAQQRNLISHMKMHAVGGAAGAAGALAGLGGLPGVPGPDGKGKLDFPEGVFAVARLTAEQLSLKQQDKAAAAELLAQTTHFLHDPKVALESLYPLAKFTAELGLSPDKAAEVLSQGAHLAAGPDGRTIDRFSPT
- the HIC1 gene encoding hypermethylated in cancer 1 protein isoform X1 yields the protein MYRRAFSSKLRGLWGSQVRDWGLQVGTSGRLNLPIGPPPESSSASGLLRPRCAGRRLWLCCAKSPTAARWRHSCSSARRPGPLQIRVCGKRGGAETRPGRGEDGPAGQTDRGPGGRRAAQPRPPWIRRQPGPGLPTCPPGDCAGQTMLDTMEAPGHSRQLLLQLNNQRTKGFLCDVIIVVQNALFRAHKNVLAASSAYLKSLVVHDNLLNLDHDMVSPAVFRLVLDFIYTGRLADGAEAAAAAAVAPGAEPSLGAVLAAASYLQIPDLVALCKKRLKRHGKYCHLRGGGGGGGGYAPYGRPGRGLRAATPVIQACYSSPAGPPPPPTAEAPSGPEAAVNTHCAELYASGPGPAAALCAPERRCSPLCGLDLSKKSPPGSAPPDRPPGERELPPRPDSPPSAGPAAYKEPPLALPPLPPLPFQKLEEAGPPPDPFRGGGGGGGSPGPEPPGRPDGPSLLYRWMKHEPGLGSYGDELGRERGSPSERCEERGGDPAASPGGPPLGLAPPPRYPGSLDGPGAGGDGDDYKSSSEETGSSEDPSPPGGHLEGYPCPHLAYGEPESFGDNLYVCIPCGKGFPSSEQLNAHVEAHVEEEEALYGRAEAAEVAAGAAGLGPPFGGGGDKVAGAPGGLGELLRPYRCASCDKSYKDPATLRQHEKTHWLTRPYPCTICGKKFTQRGTMTRHMRSHLGLKPFACDACGMRFTRQYRLTEHMRIHSGEKPYECQVCGGKFAQQRNLISHMKMHAVGGAAGAAGALAGLGGLPGVPGPDGKGKLDFPEGVFAVARLTAEQLSLKQQDKAAAAELLAQTTHFLHDPKVALESLYPLAKFTAELGLSPDKAAEVLSQGAHLAAGPDGRTIDRFSPT
- the HIC1 gene encoding hypermethylated in cancer 1 protein isoform X4; this translates as MTFPAADIFLKSGDCAGQTMLDTMEAPGHSRQLLLQLNNQRTKGFLCDVIIVVQNALFRAHKNVLAASSAYLKSLVVHDNLLNLDHDMVSPAVFRLVLDFIYTGRLADGAEAAAAAAVAPGAEPSLGAVLAAASYLQIPDLVALCKKRLKRHGKYCHLRGGGGGGGGYAPYGRPGRGLRAATPVIQACYSSPAGPPPPPTAEAPSGPEAAVNTHCAELYASGPGPAAALCAPERRCSPLCGLDLSKKSPPGSAPPDRPPGERELPPRPDSPPSAGPAAYKEPPLALPPLPPLPFQKLEEAGPPPDPFRGGGGGGGSPGPEPPGRPDGPSLLYRWMKHEPGLGSYGDELGRERGSPSERCEERGGDPAASPGGPPLGLAPPPRYPGSLDGPGAGGDGDDYKSSSEETGSSEDPSPPGGHLEGYPCPHLAYGEPESFGDNLYVCIPCGKGFPSSEQLNAHVEAHVEEEEALYGRAEAAEVAAGAAGLGPPFGGGGDKVAGAPGGLGELLRPYRCASCDKSYKDPATLRQHEKTHWLTRPYPCTICGKKFTQRGTMTRHMRSHLGLKPFACDACGMRFTRQYRLTEHMRIHSGEKPYECQVCGGKFAQQRNLISHMKMHAVGGAAGAAGALAGLGGLPGVPGPDGKGKLDFPEGVFAVARLTAEQLSLKQQDKAAAAELLAQTTHFLHDPKVALESLYPLAKFTAELGLSPDKAAEVLSQGAHLAAGPDGRTIDRFSPT
- the HIC1 gene encoding hypermethylated in cancer 1 protein isoform X2, which codes for MSTGCQNQVGTSGRLNLPIGPPPESSSASGLLRPRCAGRRLWLCCAKSPTAARWRHSCSSARRPGPLQIRVCGKRGGAETRPGRGEDGPAGQTDRGPGGRRAAQPRPPWIRRQPGPGLPTCPPGDCAGQTMLDTMEAPGHSRQLLLQLNNQRTKGFLCDVIIVVQNALFRAHKNVLAASSAYLKSLVVHDNLLNLDHDMVSPAVFRLVLDFIYTGRLADGAEAAAAAAVAPGAEPSLGAVLAAASYLQIPDLVALCKKRLKRHGKYCHLRGGGGGGGGYAPYGRPGRGLRAATPVIQACYSSPAGPPPPPTAEAPSGPEAAVNTHCAELYASGPGPAAALCAPERRCSPLCGLDLSKKSPPGSAPPDRPPGERELPPRPDSPPSAGPAAYKEPPLALPPLPPLPFQKLEEAGPPPDPFRGGGGGGGSPGPEPPGRPDGPSLLYRWMKHEPGLGSYGDELGRERGSPSERCEERGGDPAASPGGPPLGLAPPPRYPGSLDGPGAGGDGDDYKSSSEETGSSEDPSPPGGHLEGYPCPHLAYGEPESFGDNLYVCIPCGKGFPSSEQLNAHVEAHVEEEEALYGRAEAAEVAAGAAGLGPPFGGGGDKVAGAPGGLGELLRPYRCASCDKSYKDPATLRQHEKTHWLTRPYPCTICGKKFTQRGTMTRHMRSHLGLKPFACDACGMRFTRQYRLTEHMRIHSGEKPYECQVCGGKFAQQRNLISHMKMHAVGGAAGAAGALAGLGGLPGVPGPDGKGKLDFPEGVFAVARLTAEQLSLKQQDKAAAAELLAQTTHFLHDPKVALESLYPLAKFTAELGLSPDKAAEVLSQGAHLAAGPDGRTIDRFSPT